In Marinomonas algicola, a single genomic region encodes these proteins:
- a CDS encoding MarR family winged helix-turn-helix transcriptional regulator has product MPALVTFLANKLSSGASACYRKNFDVGVVEWRLLALLKVEQNITANRMCQVIGLDKAAVSRALKLLSERGSVSFIKDVKDGRSSLICLTEEGEILHDKILQVALKREALLTGDLEPEELDTLIRLLLKLNSKVALVNAFDPNDRSLNDAV; this is encoded by the coding sequence GTGCCTGCTCTTGTTACTTTTTTAGCAAACAAGCTCTCCAGTGGCGCCTCGGCCTGTTATCGCAAAAATTTTGATGTAGGCGTTGTTGAGTGGCGGTTGTTGGCGCTATTAAAAGTCGAGCAAAACATAACGGCTAACCGTATGTGTCAAGTGATTGGTTTAGATAAAGCGGCGGTGAGCCGAGCATTAAAGTTATTGAGCGAGCGTGGTTCAGTCTCGTTTATTAAAGATGTAAAAGATGGGCGTTCTTCGTTAATCTGCTTAACGGAGGAGGGTGAAATTTTGCACGATAAAATTTTACAGGTTGCACTGAAACGCGAGGCGTTATTGACGGGCGATTTAGAACCAGAAGAGCTGGATACCTTGATTCGTTTATTGCTTAAACTTAACAGCAAGGTTGCTCTTGTGAACGCATTCGATCCGAATGATAGAAGCCTTAATGACGCTGTTTAA